Proteins from a single region of Struthio camelus isolate bStrCam1 chromosome W, bStrCam1.hap1, whole genome shotgun sequence:
- the LOC104140161 gene encoding inositol hexakisphosphate and diphosphoinositol-pentakisphosphate kinase 2 isoform X1: MSVSATESDPPRFFVGGEDGEELLDSARSTDYDHFYGHAEEEEEEYDSPPERQILVGICSMAKKSKSKPMKEILERLSMFKYITVVIFEEDVILNEPVENWPLCDCLISFHSKGFPLDKAVAYAKLRNPFIINDLNMQYHIQDRREVYSILKAEGILLPRYAVLNRDPNNPQECSLIEGEDHVEVNGEIFQKPFVEKPVSAEDHNVYIYYPTSAGGGSQRLFRKIGSRSSVYSPESSVRKTGSYIYEEFMPTDGTDVKVYTVGPDYAHAEARKSPALDGKVERDSEGKEVRYPVILNAREKLIAWKVCLAFKQTVCGFDLLRANGQSYVCDVNGFSFVKNSMKYYDDCAKILGNIIMRELAPQFQIPWSIPLEAEDIPIVPTTSGTMMELRCVIAVIRHGDRTPKQKMKMEVKHQKFFDLFEKCDGYKSGKLKLKKPKQLQEVLDIARQLLVELGQNNDSEIEESKAKLEQLKTVLEMYGHFSGINRKVQLTYLPHGCPKTSSEEEDNRRNEPSLLLVLKWGGELTPAGRVQAEELGRAFRCMYPGGQGDYAGFPGCGLLRLHSTYRHDLKIYASDEGRVQMTAAAFAKGLLALEGELTPILVQMVKSANMNGLLDSDSDSLSSCQHRVKARLHEILQRDREFTADDYDKLTPSGSISLIKSMQVIKNPVKTCDKVYSLIQSLTSQIRQRMEDPKSADIQLYHSETLELMLRRWAKLEKDFKTKNGRYDISKIPDIYDCIKYDVQHNGSLKLENTMELYRLSKALADIVIPQEYGISKAEKLEIAKGYCTPLVRKIRSDLQRTQDDDTVNKLHPLYSRGVMSPERHVRTRLYFTSESHVHSLLSTLRYGALCDESKDEQWKRAMDYLNVVNELNYMTQIVIMLYEDPNKELSSEERFHVELHFSPGAKGCEEDKNLPAGYGYRPASRENEGSKKTSHRNDSDEEAHASKRDETDRSVVMFKPMVSDPIHIHRKSPLPRSRKIGSVEEESPLSVSSPECIGTWLHYTSGVGTGRRRRRSGEQITSSPVSPKSLAFTSSIFGSWQQVLSENNSNLRTPRTILEQKQSGLGSHCAGLFSTSVLGGSSSAPNLQDYARTHRKKLTSSGFIDDTTRGSAVKRFSISFARHPTNGFELYSMVPSICPLETLHNSLSLKQVDEFLASVAAPSSENLQETCTAFSSSPTYMSPLSGRKISLNTYTPAKIQPTPLETLPERLAIEKPTISTSGSSGCVSNVKLSVEETSLDAKVSDEALSEKK; this comes from the exons ATGTCTGTTAGCGCAACAGAGAGCGATCCTCCTAGGTTCTTCGTCGGTGGAGAAGATGGAGAGGAATTGCTGGACTCAGCCAGGTCTACAGATTATGATCACTTCTATGGCcatgcagaagaggaagaggaagaatatgACTCT ccACCAGAAAGACAAATTTTAGTTGGGATTTGTTCAATGGCTAAGAAATCTAAGTCCAAACCAATGAAAGAAATTCTTGAACGCCTCTCCATGTTTAAGTACATAACTGTTGTAATATTTGAAGAGGATGTTATTTTGAATGAGCCAGTTGAAAACTGGCCTTTATGTGACtgtctcatttcctttcattCTAAAG GTTTTCCCCTGGACAAAGCAGTTGCCTATGCAAAACTCAGGAATCCATTTATAATCAATGACTTGAATATGCAGTATCACATACAAGACAG GAGAGAAGTATACAGTATTCTTAAAGCTGAAGGCATTTTACTTCCTCGTTATGCAGTTCTAAACCGTGATCCAAACAATCCCCAAG AATGCAGTTTGATTGAAGGAGAAGATCATGTGGAAGTGAATGGGGAAATTTTCCAAAAGCCTTTTGTAGAAAAGCCAGTTAGCGCTGAGGACCACAATGTTTACATTTATTATCCAACATCTGCTGGGGGCGGGAGCCAGAGACTCTTCCGAAAG atcgGCAGCAGAAGCAGTGTTTATTCCCCTGAAAGCAGTGTGAGAAAAACAGGCTCCTATATTTATGAGGAATTCATGCCTACAGATGGCACTGATGTGAAG gtgtACACAGTAGGTCCGGACTACGCTCATGCTGAAGCCCGAAAGTCTCCAGCTCTGGATGGCAAGGTAGAACGAGATAGTGAAGGAAAAGAAGTGAGGTATCCAGTCATCCTGAACGCAAGAGAGAAGTTAATTGCTTGGAAAGTATGCCTTGCCTTCAAG CAAACGGTTTGTGGCTTCGATTTATTGCGAGCTAATGGACAATCCTATGTCTGTGATGTGAATGGCTTCAGTTTTGTGAAGAACTCCATGAAATACTATGATGATTGTGCTAAGATACTTGG AAATATCATAATGAGAGAACTTGCTCCCCAGTTTCAAATTCCATGGTCGATTCCTTTGGAAGCTGAAGACATCCCTATTGTGCCAACCACCTCTGGAACAAT gATGGAGCTTAGATGTGTTATAGCTGTAATACGTCATGGGGACCgaacaccaaaacaaaaaatgaaaatggaagtaaaGCATCAGAA ATTTTTTGATCTCTTTGAAAAATGTGATGGATATAAATCTggaaaactaaaactgaaaaaaccaaaacagttgCAG gaAGTGCTTGATATAGCAAGGCAACTCCTTGTAGAACTTGGGCAAAACAACGATTCTGAAATTGAAGAAAGTAAAGCAAAACTTGAACAGCTAAAGACCGTGTTAGAAAT GTATGGGCATTTTTCAGGCATAAATCGCAAAGTCCAGTTAACGTATCTTCCTCATGGTTGCCCAAAAACTTCCAGTGAAGAGGAAG ATAATAGAAGAAATGAGCCGTCCCTGCTTCTGGTTCTGAAATGGGGAGGAGAACTGACCCCTGCAGGCAGGGTTCAAGCAGAGGAGCTTGGAAGGGCTTTCAGGTGCATGTATCCAGGTGGACAAG GAGATTATGCTGGATTTCCTGGGTGTGGTTTACTTAGATTACATAGCACTTATCGACATGATCTCAAAATCTACGCTTCTGATGAGGGACGTGTTCAGATGACTGCAGCAGCTTTTGCAAAG GGACTACTGGCGTTAGAGGGTGAGCTGACTCCCATTCTTGTCCAGATGGTAAAAAGCGCTAATATGAATGGTCTGTTGGACAGCGACAGTGATTCTTTAAGCAGCTGTCAGCATCGTGTTAAAGCGAGACTCCATGAAATTCTCCAGAGAGACAGAGAATTTACTGCTGATGACTATGATAAG CTTACTCCATCTGGAAGCATCTCTTTGATAAAATCAATGCAGGTTATCAAAAATCCTGTAAAGACATGCGACAAGGTCTATTCCTTAATCCAGAGCTTGACTTCTCAGATCAGGCAAAGAATGGAAGATCCAAAGTCTGCAG ATATTCAGCTGTACCATAGTGAAACACTGGAACTAATGCTGCGCAGATGGGCCAAGTTGGAAAAagactttaaaacaaagaatGGAAGATATGATATTAGCAAAATTCCTGATATTTATGACTGTATAAAATATGATGTTCAGCACAATGGTTCCTTAAAATTAGAAAACACAATGGAATTATACAGACTTTCCAAGGCTTTAGCTGACATTGTGATCCCTCAG GAATATGGTATTTCCAAGGCTGAGAAACTAGAGATTGCCAAAGGTTACTGCACTCCTCTAGTTAGAAAAATCCGTTCTGACCTTCAGAGAACTCAAGATGATGATACTGTAAATAAGCTTCACCCTCT CTACTCCAGGGGTGTTATGTCCCCTGAACGTCATGTTCGTACACGGCTATATTTCACCAGCGAGAGTCATGTTCATTCCCTGTTATCCACCCTTCGATATGGTGCCTTATGTGAT GAATCAAAAGATGAACAATGGAAGCGAGCTATGGATTATCTAAATGTTGTAAATGAACTCAATTACATGACACAGATTGTTATCATGCTTTATGAGGATCCAAACAAG GAACTTTCTTCAGAGGAACGTTTTCATGTAGAGCTGCACTTTAGCCCAGGAGCAAAAGGCTGTGAAGAAGATAAAAATTTACCAGCTGGATATGGATACAGACCTGCCTCCCGAGAG AATGAAGGCTCGAAGAAAACCTCCCATAGAAATGATAGTGACGAGGAGGCGCATGCTTCTAAAAGAGACGAAACAGATCGGTCAGTAGTGATGTTCAAGCCAATGGTATCAGACCCAATTCACATACACAGAAAGTCACCTCTTCCAAGATCCAGGAAGATTGGTTCTGTTGAA GAAGAGAGCCCCCTGAGTGTGTCTAGCCCAGAGTGTATTGGTACCTGGCTGCATTACACCAGTGGTGTGGGTACTGGGCGTCGAAGACGCAGATCAGGGGAACAAATCACTTCTTCCCCTGTCTCCCCTAAATCATTGGCTTTCACATCCAGTATTTTTGGCTCATGGCAACAG GTCCTATCAGAAAACAATAGTAATTTAAGAACACCAAGAACTATTCTGGAACAAAAGCAGAGTGGTCTAG GGTCTCACTGTGCGGGCCTGTTTAGCACCTCAGTGCTCGGGGGTTCTTCAAGTGCACCTAACCTACAGGATTATGCTCGTACTCATCGTAAAAAGCTGACTTCTTCTGGCTTCATAGATG acaCCACACGCGGTTCTGCTGTTAAAAGGTTTTCTATCTCATTTGCTCGACACCCAACCAATG gTTTTGAACTGTATTCCATGGTGCCTTCTATTTGCCCTTTGGAAACCCTACACAATTCCCTGTCTTTAAAGCAGGTGGATGAATTTCTTGCCTCTGTTGCTGCTCCATCAAGTGAAAATCTACAAGAAACATGTACTGCTTTTAGTT cTTCTCCAACTTATATGAGTCCACTGtcaggaagaaaaatttctttaaatacaTACACCCCTGCAAAAATTCAACCAACGCCACTTGAAACTTTGCCTGAAAGGCTAGCAATAGAGAAACCAACCATAT CTACCAGTGGATCCTCTGGTTGTGTATCTAATGTTAAGCTATCTGTTGAAGAGACCTCACTCGATGCAAAAGTTAGTGATGAAGCTCTTTCTGAGAAGAAATGA
- the LOC104140161 gene encoding inositol hexakisphosphate and diphosphoinositol-pentakisphosphate kinase 2 isoform X3, protein MSVSATESDPPRFFVGGEDGEELLDSARSTDYDHFYGHAEEEEEEYDSPPERQILVGICSMAKKSKSKPMKEILERLSMFKYITVVIFEEDVILNEPVENWPLCDCLISFHSKGFPLDKAVAYAKLRNPFIINDLNMQYHIQDRREVYSILKAEGILLPRYAVLNRDPNNPQECSLIEGEDHVEVNGEIFQKPFVEKPVSAEDHNVYIYYPTSAGGGSQRLFRKIGSRSSVYSPESSVRKTGSYIYEEFMPTDGTDVKVYTVGPDYAHAEARKSPALDGKVERDSEGKEVRYPVILNAREKLIAWKVCLAFKQTVCGFDLLRANGQSYVCDVNGFSFVKNSMKYYDDCAKILGNIIMRELAPQFQIPWSIPLEAEDIPIVPTTSGTMMELRCVIAVIRHGDRTPKQKMKMEVKHQKFFDLFEKCDGYKSGKLKLKKPKQLQEVLDIARQLLVELGQNNDSEIEESKAKLEQLKTVLEMYGHFSGINRKVQLTYLPHGCPKTSSEEEDNRRNEPSLLLVLKWGGELTPAGRVQAEELGRAFRCMYPGGQGDYAGFPGCGLLRLHSTYRHDLKIYASDEGRVQMTAAAFAKGLLALEGELTPILVQMVKSANMNGLLDSDSDSLSSCQHRVKARLHEILQRDREFTADDYDKLTPSGSISLIKSMQVIKNPVKTCDKVYSLIQSLTSQIRQRMEDPKSADIQLYHSETLELMLRRWAKLEKDFKTKNGRYDISKIPDIYDCIKYDVQHNGSLKLENTMELYRLSKALADIVIPQEYGISKAEKLEIAKGYCTPLVRKIRSDLQRTQDDDTVNKLHPLYSRGVMSPERHVRTRLYFTSESHVHSLLSTLRYGALCDESKDEQWKRAMDYLNVVNELNYMTQIVIMLYEDPNKELSSEERFHVELHFSPGAKGCEEDKNLPAGYGYRPASRENEGSKKTSHRNDSDEEAHASKRDETDRSVVMFKPMVSDPIHIHRKSPLPRSRKIGSVEEESPLSVSSPECIGTWLHYTSGVGTGRRRRRSGEQITSSPVSPKSLAFTSSIFGSWQQVLSENNSNLRTPRTILEQKQSGLGSHCAGLFSTSVLGGSSSAPNLQDYARTHRKKLTSSGFIDDTTRGSAVKRFSISFARHPTNDYPVPLIFSSRNMVKQVSPDSALPYFLGLCAEHPHRFRCWSVSSVECLGSRGTSVSLAFTCKTAGRLFKCCVNPFIVLRFEGDCALRVNIAKTQGLLVGRKLLYSRDTVRLLCH, encoded by the exons ATGTCTGTTAGCGCAACAGAGAGCGATCCTCCTAGGTTCTTCGTCGGTGGAGAAGATGGAGAGGAATTGCTGGACTCAGCCAGGTCTACAGATTATGATCACTTCTATGGCcatgcagaagaggaagaggaagaatatgACTCT ccACCAGAAAGACAAATTTTAGTTGGGATTTGTTCAATGGCTAAGAAATCTAAGTCCAAACCAATGAAAGAAATTCTTGAACGCCTCTCCATGTTTAAGTACATAACTGTTGTAATATTTGAAGAGGATGTTATTTTGAATGAGCCAGTTGAAAACTGGCCTTTATGTGACtgtctcatttcctttcattCTAAAG GTTTTCCCCTGGACAAAGCAGTTGCCTATGCAAAACTCAGGAATCCATTTATAATCAATGACTTGAATATGCAGTATCACATACAAGACAG GAGAGAAGTATACAGTATTCTTAAAGCTGAAGGCATTTTACTTCCTCGTTATGCAGTTCTAAACCGTGATCCAAACAATCCCCAAG AATGCAGTTTGATTGAAGGAGAAGATCATGTGGAAGTGAATGGGGAAATTTTCCAAAAGCCTTTTGTAGAAAAGCCAGTTAGCGCTGAGGACCACAATGTTTACATTTATTATCCAACATCTGCTGGGGGCGGGAGCCAGAGACTCTTCCGAAAG atcgGCAGCAGAAGCAGTGTTTATTCCCCTGAAAGCAGTGTGAGAAAAACAGGCTCCTATATTTATGAGGAATTCATGCCTACAGATGGCACTGATGTGAAG gtgtACACAGTAGGTCCGGACTACGCTCATGCTGAAGCCCGAAAGTCTCCAGCTCTGGATGGCAAGGTAGAACGAGATAGTGAAGGAAAAGAAGTGAGGTATCCAGTCATCCTGAACGCAAGAGAGAAGTTAATTGCTTGGAAAGTATGCCTTGCCTTCAAG CAAACGGTTTGTGGCTTCGATTTATTGCGAGCTAATGGACAATCCTATGTCTGTGATGTGAATGGCTTCAGTTTTGTGAAGAACTCCATGAAATACTATGATGATTGTGCTAAGATACTTGG AAATATCATAATGAGAGAACTTGCTCCCCAGTTTCAAATTCCATGGTCGATTCCTTTGGAAGCTGAAGACATCCCTATTGTGCCAACCACCTCTGGAACAAT gATGGAGCTTAGATGTGTTATAGCTGTAATACGTCATGGGGACCgaacaccaaaacaaaaaatgaaaatggaagtaaaGCATCAGAA ATTTTTTGATCTCTTTGAAAAATGTGATGGATATAAATCTggaaaactaaaactgaaaaaaccaaaacagttgCAG gaAGTGCTTGATATAGCAAGGCAACTCCTTGTAGAACTTGGGCAAAACAACGATTCTGAAATTGAAGAAAGTAAAGCAAAACTTGAACAGCTAAAGACCGTGTTAGAAAT GTATGGGCATTTTTCAGGCATAAATCGCAAAGTCCAGTTAACGTATCTTCCTCATGGTTGCCCAAAAACTTCCAGTGAAGAGGAAG ATAATAGAAGAAATGAGCCGTCCCTGCTTCTGGTTCTGAAATGGGGAGGAGAACTGACCCCTGCAGGCAGGGTTCAAGCAGAGGAGCTTGGAAGGGCTTTCAGGTGCATGTATCCAGGTGGACAAG GAGATTATGCTGGATTTCCTGGGTGTGGTTTACTTAGATTACATAGCACTTATCGACATGATCTCAAAATCTACGCTTCTGATGAGGGACGTGTTCAGATGACTGCAGCAGCTTTTGCAAAG GGACTACTGGCGTTAGAGGGTGAGCTGACTCCCATTCTTGTCCAGATGGTAAAAAGCGCTAATATGAATGGTCTGTTGGACAGCGACAGTGATTCTTTAAGCAGCTGTCAGCATCGTGTTAAAGCGAGACTCCATGAAATTCTCCAGAGAGACAGAGAATTTACTGCTGATGACTATGATAAG CTTACTCCATCTGGAAGCATCTCTTTGATAAAATCAATGCAGGTTATCAAAAATCCTGTAAAGACATGCGACAAGGTCTATTCCTTAATCCAGAGCTTGACTTCTCAGATCAGGCAAAGAATGGAAGATCCAAAGTCTGCAG ATATTCAGCTGTACCATAGTGAAACACTGGAACTAATGCTGCGCAGATGGGCCAAGTTGGAAAAagactttaaaacaaagaatGGAAGATATGATATTAGCAAAATTCCTGATATTTATGACTGTATAAAATATGATGTTCAGCACAATGGTTCCTTAAAATTAGAAAACACAATGGAATTATACAGACTTTCCAAGGCTTTAGCTGACATTGTGATCCCTCAG GAATATGGTATTTCCAAGGCTGAGAAACTAGAGATTGCCAAAGGTTACTGCACTCCTCTAGTTAGAAAAATCCGTTCTGACCTTCAGAGAACTCAAGATGATGATACTGTAAATAAGCTTCACCCTCT CTACTCCAGGGGTGTTATGTCCCCTGAACGTCATGTTCGTACACGGCTATATTTCACCAGCGAGAGTCATGTTCATTCCCTGTTATCCACCCTTCGATATGGTGCCTTATGTGAT GAATCAAAAGATGAACAATGGAAGCGAGCTATGGATTATCTAAATGTTGTAAATGAACTCAATTACATGACACAGATTGTTATCATGCTTTATGAGGATCCAAACAAG GAACTTTCTTCAGAGGAACGTTTTCATGTAGAGCTGCACTTTAGCCCAGGAGCAAAAGGCTGTGAAGAAGATAAAAATTTACCAGCTGGATATGGATACAGACCTGCCTCCCGAGAG AATGAAGGCTCGAAGAAAACCTCCCATAGAAATGATAGTGACGAGGAGGCGCATGCTTCTAAAAGAGACGAAACAGATCGGTCAGTAGTGATGTTCAAGCCAATGGTATCAGACCCAATTCACATACACAGAAAGTCACCTCTTCCAAGATCCAGGAAGATTGGTTCTGTTGAA GAAGAGAGCCCCCTGAGTGTGTCTAGCCCAGAGTGTATTGGTACCTGGCTGCATTACACCAGTGGTGTGGGTACTGGGCGTCGAAGACGCAGATCAGGGGAACAAATCACTTCTTCCCCTGTCTCCCCTAAATCATTGGCTTTCACATCCAGTATTTTTGGCTCATGGCAACAG GTCCTATCAGAAAACAATAGTAATTTAAGAACACCAAGAACTATTCTGGAACAAAAGCAGAGTGGTCTAG GGTCTCACTGTGCGGGCCTGTTTAGCACCTCAGTGCTCGGGGGTTCTTCAAGTGCACCTAACCTACAGGATTATGCTCGTACTCATCGTAAAAAGCTGACTTCTTCTGGCTTCATAGATG acaCCACACGCGGTTCTGCTGTTAAAAGGTTTTCTATCTCATTTGCTCGACACCCAACCAATG ACTACCCTGTCCCCCTCATCTTTAGTTCAAGGAACATGGTGAAACAAGTCTCTCCTGACAGTGCTTTACCTTATTTTCTGGGCCTCTGTGCAGAACACCCACACCGCTTTAGGTGCTGGTCCGTGTCCTCTGTGGAATGCCTAGGCTCCCGTGGTACGTCTGTCTCGCTAGCTTTCACCTGCAAGACAGCAGGGCGCCTTTTCAAATGCTGCGTGAACCCTTTCATTGTCTTGCGTTTTGAAGGGGACTGTGCCTTAAGGGTAAATATAGCCAAAACTCAAGGGCTGTTAGTTGGCAGGAAATTGCTTTATTCAAGGGATACTGTCAGGCTGCTTTGCCATTAA
- the LOC104140161 gene encoding inositol hexakisphosphate and diphosphoinositol-pentakisphosphate kinase 2 isoform X14, which translates to MSVSATESDPPRFFVGGEDGEELLDSARSTDYDHFYGHAEEEEEEYDSPPERQILVGICSMAKKSKSKPMKEILERLSMFKYITVVIFEEDVILNEPVENWPLCDCLISFHSKGFPLDKAVAYAKLRNPFIINDLNMQYHIQDRREVYSILKAEGILLPRYAVLNRDPNNPQECSLIEGEDHVEVNGEIFQKPFVEKPVSAEDHNVYIYYPTSAGGGSQRLFRKIGSRSSVYSPESSVRKTGSYIYEEFMPTDGTDVKVYTVGPDYAHAEARKSPALDGKVERDSEGKEVRYPVILNAREKLIAWKVCLAFKQTVCGFDLLRANGQSYVCDVNGFSFVKNSMKYYDDCAKILGNIIMRELAPQFQIPWSIPLEAEDIPIVPTTSGTMMELRCVIAVIRHGDRTPKQKMKMEVKHQKFFDLFEKCDGYKSGKLKLKKPKQLQEVLDIARQLLVELGQNNDSEIEESKAKLEQLKTVLEMYGHFSGINRKVQLTYLPHGCPKTSSEEEDNRRNEPSLLLVLKWGGELTPAGRVQAEELGRAFRCMYPGGQGDYAGFPGCGLLRLHSTYRHDLKIYASDEGRVQMTAAAFAKGLLALEGELTPILVQMVKSANMNGLLDSDSDSLSSCQHRVKARLHEILQRDREFTADDYDKLTPSGSISLIKSMQVIKNPVKTCDKVYSLIQSLTSQIRQRMEDPKSADIQLYHSETLELMLRRWAKLEKDFKTKNGRYDISKIPDIYDCIKYDVQHNGSLKLENTMELYRLSKALADIVIPQEYGISKAEKLEIAKGYCTPLVRKIRSDLQRTQDDDTVNKLHPLYSRGVMSPERHVRTRLYFTSESHVHSLLSTLRYGALCDESKDEQWKRAMDYLNVVNELNYMTQIVIMLYEDPNKELSSEERFHVELHFSPGAKGCEEDKNLPAGYGYRPASRENEGSKKTSHRNDSDEEAHASKRDETDRSVVMFKPMVSDPIHIHRKSPLPRSRKIGSVEEESPLSVSSPECIGTWLHYTSGVGTGRRRRRSGEQITSSPVSPKSLAFTSSIFGSWQQAQFRRVHLVK; encoded by the exons ATGTCTGTTAGCGCAACAGAGAGCGATCCTCCTAGGTTCTTCGTCGGTGGAGAAGATGGAGAGGAATTGCTGGACTCAGCCAGGTCTACAGATTATGATCACTTCTATGGCcatgcagaagaggaagaggaagaatatgACTCT ccACCAGAAAGACAAATTTTAGTTGGGATTTGTTCAATGGCTAAGAAATCTAAGTCCAAACCAATGAAAGAAATTCTTGAACGCCTCTCCATGTTTAAGTACATAACTGTTGTAATATTTGAAGAGGATGTTATTTTGAATGAGCCAGTTGAAAACTGGCCTTTATGTGACtgtctcatttcctttcattCTAAAG GTTTTCCCCTGGACAAAGCAGTTGCCTATGCAAAACTCAGGAATCCATTTATAATCAATGACTTGAATATGCAGTATCACATACAAGACAG GAGAGAAGTATACAGTATTCTTAAAGCTGAAGGCATTTTACTTCCTCGTTATGCAGTTCTAAACCGTGATCCAAACAATCCCCAAG AATGCAGTTTGATTGAAGGAGAAGATCATGTGGAAGTGAATGGGGAAATTTTCCAAAAGCCTTTTGTAGAAAAGCCAGTTAGCGCTGAGGACCACAATGTTTACATTTATTATCCAACATCTGCTGGGGGCGGGAGCCAGAGACTCTTCCGAAAG atcgGCAGCAGAAGCAGTGTTTATTCCCCTGAAAGCAGTGTGAGAAAAACAGGCTCCTATATTTATGAGGAATTCATGCCTACAGATGGCACTGATGTGAAG gtgtACACAGTAGGTCCGGACTACGCTCATGCTGAAGCCCGAAAGTCTCCAGCTCTGGATGGCAAGGTAGAACGAGATAGTGAAGGAAAAGAAGTGAGGTATCCAGTCATCCTGAACGCAAGAGAGAAGTTAATTGCTTGGAAAGTATGCCTTGCCTTCAAG CAAACGGTTTGTGGCTTCGATTTATTGCGAGCTAATGGACAATCCTATGTCTGTGATGTGAATGGCTTCAGTTTTGTGAAGAACTCCATGAAATACTATGATGATTGTGCTAAGATACTTGG AAATATCATAATGAGAGAACTTGCTCCCCAGTTTCAAATTCCATGGTCGATTCCTTTGGAAGCTGAAGACATCCCTATTGTGCCAACCACCTCTGGAACAAT gATGGAGCTTAGATGTGTTATAGCTGTAATACGTCATGGGGACCgaacaccaaaacaaaaaatgaaaatggaagtaaaGCATCAGAA ATTTTTTGATCTCTTTGAAAAATGTGATGGATATAAATCTggaaaactaaaactgaaaaaaccaaaacagttgCAG gaAGTGCTTGATATAGCAAGGCAACTCCTTGTAGAACTTGGGCAAAACAACGATTCTGAAATTGAAGAAAGTAAAGCAAAACTTGAACAGCTAAAGACCGTGTTAGAAAT GTATGGGCATTTTTCAGGCATAAATCGCAAAGTCCAGTTAACGTATCTTCCTCATGGTTGCCCAAAAACTTCCAGTGAAGAGGAAG ATAATAGAAGAAATGAGCCGTCCCTGCTTCTGGTTCTGAAATGGGGAGGAGAACTGACCCCTGCAGGCAGGGTTCAAGCAGAGGAGCTTGGAAGGGCTTTCAGGTGCATGTATCCAGGTGGACAAG GAGATTATGCTGGATTTCCTGGGTGTGGTTTACTTAGATTACATAGCACTTATCGACATGATCTCAAAATCTACGCTTCTGATGAGGGACGTGTTCAGATGACTGCAGCAGCTTTTGCAAAG GGACTACTGGCGTTAGAGGGTGAGCTGACTCCCATTCTTGTCCAGATGGTAAAAAGCGCTAATATGAATGGTCTGTTGGACAGCGACAGTGATTCTTTAAGCAGCTGTCAGCATCGTGTTAAAGCGAGACTCCATGAAATTCTCCAGAGAGACAGAGAATTTACTGCTGATGACTATGATAAG CTTACTCCATCTGGAAGCATCTCTTTGATAAAATCAATGCAGGTTATCAAAAATCCTGTAAAGACATGCGACAAGGTCTATTCCTTAATCCAGAGCTTGACTTCTCAGATCAGGCAAAGAATGGAAGATCCAAAGTCTGCAG ATATTCAGCTGTACCATAGTGAAACACTGGAACTAATGCTGCGCAGATGGGCCAAGTTGGAAAAagactttaaaacaaagaatGGAAGATATGATATTAGCAAAATTCCTGATATTTATGACTGTATAAAATATGATGTTCAGCACAATGGTTCCTTAAAATTAGAAAACACAATGGAATTATACAGACTTTCCAAGGCTTTAGCTGACATTGTGATCCCTCAG GAATATGGTATTTCCAAGGCTGAGAAACTAGAGATTGCCAAAGGTTACTGCACTCCTCTAGTTAGAAAAATCCGTTCTGACCTTCAGAGAACTCAAGATGATGATACTGTAAATAAGCTTCACCCTCT CTACTCCAGGGGTGTTATGTCCCCTGAACGTCATGTTCGTACACGGCTATATTTCACCAGCGAGAGTCATGTTCATTCCCTGTTATCCACCCTTCGATATGGTGCCTTATGTGAT GAATCAAAAGATGAACAATGGAAGCGAGCTATGGATTATCTAAATGTTGTAAATGAACTCAATTACATGACACAGATTGTTATCATGCTTTATGAGGATCCAAACAAG GAACTTTCTTCAGAGGAACGTTTTCATGTAGAGCTGCACTTTAGCCCAGGAGCAAAAGGCTGTGAAGAAGATAAAAATTTACCAGCTGGATATGGATACAGACCTGCCTCCCGAGAG AATGAAGGCTCGAAGAAAACCTCCCATAGAAATGATAGTGACGAGGAGGCGCATGCTTCTAAAAGAGACGAAACAGATCGGTCAGTAGTGATGTTCAAGCCAATGGTATCAGACCCAATTCACATACACAGAAAGTCACCTCTTCCAAGATCCAGGAAGATTGGTTCTGTTGAA GAAGAGAGCCCCCTGAGTGTGTCTAGCCCAGAGTGTATTGGTACCTGGCTGCATTACACCAGTGGTGTGGGTACTGGGCGTCGAAGACGCAGATCAGGGGAACAAATCACTTCTTCCCCTGTCTCCCCTAAATCATTGGCTTTCACATCCAGTATTTTTGGCTCATGGCAACAG GCGCAGTTTAGGAGAGTGCatttggtaaaataa